One region of Rhizoctonia solani chromosome 9, complete sequence genomic DNA includes:
- a CDS encoding Tyrosine kinase domain-containing protein — translation MIEIIDDGHGEEHMMEAEQLLDDIQRLCERQWLQKEACRDLYERHVDFQSQLRFVRNHKPHVDEDYDFCREGGKMELHTIIEFFNLLTHTAHLSKFRALFEREKIIRALRALHEAYSRGIAHVHTFLPESHALFQPPPSPGPSDNDSRGSTIGPHTPGPGADRIREHGRQESVGSYENAAGLGAGAGVAQENPKSLLPLSLPPNPNPNPDMSMPTPQTDISPEAGPPAYGYGFTDNKPPIMPEKPRLSLERTTSNDRRAQSSPLARSHTPPTGRTLTPQDGRGGTPTGQVPSVGTPGPKFPMPHGTPGPRLGTPLGFGARTPTPQGSVRRPPTMMPPGQDSDRPRKGSAELDPERSGRKIDKVEMERLRKMEKEKVELERIARLGNESDARAAINAIARGEDYWETFGTKPRHEVMMFLAAVQQEMYRHPLTSKIHKELDNALLKAHLRSGIVPPVHTFQPSEVTQFSAQPITYTPYADVYKALLKGYALASRRFDALQVAQVQAEVKMWAHFRHQNILRILGVTAHKHMTSCMVSPWMPRGNAHQFVIDNPDVSPIRILMGTALGLGYLHDQGIPHADLRGANILIDDQGEALLSDYGLANFYAEITGHCILNRWTPPETLDPTTVAQSRTARLAYPPINITGDIHAFGLVIVELATRAVPFHNIHREEAVYARLVRGIRPPRPNNLDDDLWALAQRCWSFPPAARLTAPNVVASLRELQKVLDPTGHLVFAQQSPPAPVGTPSTHPDDEFVKVAVRAPAGQPKAFSRKLLIVVTTDGEKYVVVDVSAANTGMAIKEKIMTAVKIPDRERSQYLIFRTEIGEYIVGDALNSELLYKTCVEHGDSKGNLKLIVVNRTAIKAMPRTVSLLSDMRSPSMLLLTGQGQGPGTGLPTPSPSPGPGPSPDSTHSHPTTTTDVAIQARVPRTAVSRTPRFDSSFTKTTAATVSEYQLSLDERRLTPQPPSNLPRGFIDERFEYENKSVASNSSVAQMDAEIRATNSGNHLGKPVSRSAIAVLHFERNVAPCEGCGRHFAGIYSLEKHLQSQGGTCKNPDLATELHRLELESRPITEVTDLTQTVRTSEKSTPKPMPPLLSRVNTSVNASVNTNKALPAPPRPPRGDSVDGPGPMGWAPVTPPTATKVLTKAVDLSQLKKQLKHKFGPDANEFRGGPRSGGRI, via the exons ATGATTGAGATAATCGATGATGGACATGGCGAGGAGCATATGATGGAGGCTGAGCAGCTTTTAGACGATATTCAACGCTTGTGCGAGAGGCAATGGTTACAAAAG GAAGCATGCCGTGATCTTTATGAGCGGCACGTAGACTTCCAGAGCCAACTACGATTTGTCAGGAATCACAAGCCTCATGTCGACGAAGACTACGATTTCTGTAGAGAAGGAGGTAAAATGGAGCTCCATACTATTATTGA ATTCTTCAATCTTTTGACACATACCGCGCATCTCTCCAAGTTTCGTGCCTTATTTGAGCGTGAAAAGATCATACGCGCCCTCCGTGCCCTTCACGAGGCTTATTCACGCGGAATCGCACACGTACACACCTTCCTACCCGAGTCACATGCCTTGTTCCAGCCTCCGCCCAGTCCCGGACCTTCTGACAATGATTCTCGGGGTAGTACAATCGGGCCTCATACTCCAGGACCCGGCGCGGACAGAATTAGAGAACATGGGCGCCAAGAAAGTGTAGGGTCGTATGAGAATGCCGCAGGACTTGGGGCTGGTGCTGGTGTTGCCCAAGAGAATCCGAAGAGTTTGTTGCCATTATCCCTGCCTCCCAATCCCAATCCCAATCCTGATATGAGCATGCCGACACCTCAGACGGATATCAGTCCGGAAGCGGGCCCTCCAGCATATGGATATGGCTTTACAGATAACAAACCGCCAATTATGCCCGAGAAGCCGAGGCTAAGTCTGGAGCGAACGACAAGTAACGATCGTCGTGCCCAGTCATCACCTCTCGCGCGATCTCATACGCCACCGACGGGTCGAACTCTGACCCCCCAAGATGGTAGAGGAGGTACCCCAACTGGCCAAGTACCATCGGTCGGAACTCCTGGACCAAAATTCCCCATGCCCCATGGAACACCCGGGCCTCGATTAGGCACTCCTTTAGGATTCGGAGCTCGAACTCCTACACCTCAAGGGAGTGTGCGACGTCCCCCAACCATGATGCCGCCAGGCCAAGATTCTGACCGACCCCGGAAGGGATCAGCCGAGTTGGATCCCGAACGATCTGGGCGCAAGATTGATAAGGTTGAGATGGAGCGATTGAGAAAGATGGAGAAGGAAAAGGTAGAGCTGGAGCGAATTGCACGACTAGGGAATGAAAGCGATGCCAGAGCTGCTATCAATGCAATCGCACGCGGGGAGGATTATTGGGAGACCTTTGGGACTAAGCCGAGGCACGAAGTAATGATGTTTTTGGCTGCAGTACAACAG GAAATGTATCGTCATCCACTTACATCCAAGATACACAAAGAGCTCGACAACGCGTTGCTCAAGGCTCACTTACGGTCCGGAATTGTTCCTCCAGTCCATACATTCCAGCCCA GCGAGGTTACCCAGTTCAGCGCTCAGCCTATCACTTACACTCCTTATGCTGATGTCTACAAAGCGCTACTAAAGGGTTATGCGTTAGCGTCAAGGCGGTTCGATGCACTGCAGGTAGCACAGGTGCAAGCGG AAGTTAAAATGTGGGCCCATTTTCGTCATCAGAACATCCTTCGTATCCTGGGTGTAACCGCACACAAGCACATGACATCCTGCATGGTCTCTCCATGGATGCCTCGTGGTAATGCACACCAGTTCGTTATCGACAACCCAGATGTTAGCCCGATCAGAATC CTTATGGGCACCGCGCTAGGTTTGGGTTATTTACATGATCAAGGGATTCCACATGCTGACTTGAGAGGG GCAAATATTTTGATTGATGATCAGGGGGAAGCCTTGCTGTCGGATTACG GTCTTGCCAACTTCTATGCCGAGATTACTGGCCACTGCATTCTCAATCGTTGGACACCTCCCGAGACATTGGATCCCACCACCGTTGCTCAATCTCGTACCGCTCGTCTGGCCTATCCACCTATTAACATTACTGGTGATATCCATGCGTTTGGTCTAGTGATTGTCGAGCTTGCTACCCGCGCCGTCCCCTTCCACAACATTCATCGAGAAGAAGCCGTCTATGCACGCCTAGTCCGTGGTATCCGACCGCCTCGACCTAATAACCTTGATGATGATCTTTGGGCCCTTGCTCAACGTTGTTGGTCATTCCCCCCGGCTGCTCGCCTGACGGCACCAAATGTCGTCGCAAGTCTTCGTGAACTACAAAAGGTTCTAGATCCGACTGGGCATTTGGTGTTTGCACAGCAATCGCCACCGGCTCCTGTGGGCACTCCCAGCACTCATCCTGATGACGAGTTCGTAAAAGTTGCGGTGCGAGCTCCTGCAGGGCAGCCCAAGGCATTTTCCAGAAAATTGTTGATTGTGGTGACCACGGATGGGGAAAAATATGTGGTCGTAGACGTGAGCGCGGCGAACACGGGGATGGCTATCAAGGAAAAGATTATGACCGCT GTAAAGATTCCCGATCGCGAGCGCTCGCAGTACTTGATCTTCCGGACTGAAATTGGAGAATATATTGTGGGAGACGCCCTCAACTCGGAGCTTCTATACAAGACTTGCGTTGAGCACGGTGATTCCAAAGGCAACCTAAAGTTGATTGTTGTTAATCGAACAGCAATCAAGGCCATGCCTCGGACCGTATCTCTACTCTCTGACATGCGCTCGCCTAGCATGTTACTTCTTACTGGTCAAGGACAAGGTCCGGGAACTGGTCTCCCAACCCCGTCGCCATCACCAGGACCGGGCCCTAGCCCAGATAGCACTCATTCTCATCCCACAACGACGACAGATGTGGCTATTCAAGCTCGAGT ACCCAGGACGGCGGTTAGCCGAACCCCCCGATTCGACTCTAGCTTTACGAAAACGACCGCCGCTACTGTTTCAGAATACCAATTATCTCTTGACGAGCGTCGTCTAACTCCCCAGCCGCCCAGCAACCTTCC CCGGGGATTCATTGACGAGCGCTTTGAATATGAGAACAAGTCGGTGGCCTCCAACTCGAGTGTGGCGCAGATGGACGCAGAGATCAGGGCAACAAA CTCGGGGAACCACCTCGGAAAACCCGTGAGTCGCTCAGCGATCGCTGTGTTGCACTTCGAGCGCAATGTTGCTCCATGCGAGGGATGTGGGCGGCATTTTGCTGGCATTTATTCCTTAGAAAAGCATT TACAATCTCAAGGAGGAACGTGTAAGAATCCTGATTTGGCGACAGAACTTCATCGTTTGGAGCTTGAAAGTCGGCCGATTACCGAGGTCACCGATTTGACGCAAACGGTTCGGACATCGGAGAAAAGCACGCCAAAGCCAATGCCACCATTGCTTAGTCGGGTTAATACGAGCGTCAACGCCAGCGTTAACACCAACAAGGCACTTCCTGCTCCTCCAAGACCGCCTCGTGGCGATAGTGTAGACGGACCAGGCCCCATGGGCTGGGCACCCGTGACACCACCTACCGCGACCAAGGTTCTGACCAAGGCAGTTGATCTAAGCCAGCTGAAAAAACAGTTAAAGCACAAGTTTGGCCCCGACGCCAATGAATTCCGCGGAGGTCCTCGATCCGGGGGACGTATCTAA
- a CDS encoding Histone-like transcription factor (CBF/NF-Y) and archaeal histone — protein sequence MQKDDEVGKVAQATPIVISKALELFMADLVQEGSNITIQRGAKRLEAYHLKHAIETIDTFDFLREIVAPVPDPTNGGQIPEDGGSDDGAAPRKRRARRTKAEMEADAERG from the exons ATGCAAAAGGACGATGAAGTAGGAAAAGTGGCTCAAGCGACTCCGATCGTCATAT CCAAGGCGCTCGAATTGTTCATGGCCGACCTGGTTCAGGAAGGAAGCAACATTACTATTCAGCGTGGCGCAAAACGGCTCGAGGCATACCACCT GAAGCATGCTATCGAGACCATCGATACGTTTGATTTCTTGCGTGAAATCGTAGCACCTGTGCCGGACCCTACCAATGGTGGACAGATCCCCGAAGATGGTGGTAGTGATGATGGTGCAGCACCACGAAAGCGTCGCGCACGTAGGACTAAAGCCGAGATGGAGGCTGATGCCGAGAGGGGTTGA
- a CDS encoding tRNA A64-2'-O-ribosylphosphate transferase, which yields MEGGINKWAELLNASEYTLPRLTKPLRPFWISPDSSNPRPPAIDDSTPFYAIVCLSASQRVQDGVDRRLGFTYVQGSGDDHEMWSKGLTPDLFWRHKSRLLACGQDDLEDQIIQILEDPQNSEGVASLSPIKSVHGRILVGTRAANHPIYLDELDTCASIVLTSDSQRLENSTPTTLYVQDFYPKQHPTEFLTHTLPISLEFIRTHLQLPESRVCILCKDAKDLSVGIATAAIALYFNETGDFVGDNNHSVTKDMAKRRLQRVLSSCPRANPSRATLKRVNEYLMSPRRPSLLGKPAVVSLKQRP from the exons ATGGAAGGCGGTATTAACAAATGGGCTGAACTTTTAAAC GCCTCCGAGTATACCCTACCCCGTCTAACGAAACCATTGCGGCCATTTTGGATTAGTCCGGACTCTTCGAATCCTCGGCCGCCCGCCATCGATGACTCGACACCTTTTTATGCAATAGTCTGTTTGTCCGCGTCACAACGCGTTCAAGATGGTGTGGATCGTCGACTTGGGTTCACCTACGTACAAGGGTCGGGCGATGATCATGAGATGTGGAGCAAG GGACTAACGCCTGACTTATTTTGGCGTCACAAATCTAGGCTCTTGGCTTGCGGTCAGGACGATTTGGAAGACCAAATTATCCAAATATTAGAGGACCCTCAAAACTCGGAAGGAGTCGCTTCACTCAGTCCTATCAAATCGGTTCATGGTCGTATACTGGTTGGGACCAGAGCGGCTAACCATCCGATTTATTTGGACGAGCTGGATACATGCGCAAGCATCGTGCTAACATCAGATTCGCAACGGCTAGAAAACAGCACTCCAACAACACTCTACGTCCAAGATTTTTATCCAAAACAACACCCGACAGAATTTCTTACCCATACTCTCCCAATCTCACTTGAATTCATTCGAACTCATCTACAGTTACCAGAGTCACGCGTCTGCATACTATGCAAGGATGCGAAAGATTTATCCGTAGGGATCGCCACGGCTGCCATCGCGTTGTACTTCAATGAGACTGGGGATTTCGTTGGAGACAACAATCACTCGGTAACCAAGGACATGGCTAAACGACGACTTCAGCGGGTGTTGAGCTCATGCCCCCGCGCGAACCCATCCAGAGCCACCCTGAAGCGGGTGAACGAGTATCTCATGTCCCCACGCAGACCGAGTTTGTTAG GGAAGCCTGCAGTCGTGTCGCTAAAGCAACGACCTTAG
- a CDS encoding pectate lyase — protein MVHFSFATVAVVAGFFAQAALALPSPTIERAHVKRAASCTFPTPPKTSSLSAAKTITGTFDGGNVRYDRGSGACTGQKEGGDKDAVFILESGATIQNVVIGANQAEGIHCKGSCNIYNVWFEDVCEDAITIKQTSGTSTIRGGGAKGADDKVVQHNGGGTVNIESYCVQDFGKLYRSCGNCSTQYKRTVNISNIIAKNGKLIAGVNSNYGDVAHITGTNTLTSIKSICNTFKGNSNGDEPTTLTTNVPNTS, from the exons ATGGTCCACTTCTCGTTTGCTACTGTCGCCGTTGTCGCCGGCTTTTTCGCTCAGGCAGCCCTCGCCCTTCCTTCCCCGACTATCGAGCGAGCTCATGTCAAGCGTGCGGCTAGCTGCACTTTCCCTACTCCTCCCAAGACATCTAGCTTGAGTGCTGCAAAGACTATTACGGGCACCTTTGACG GCGGAAACGTTCGCTACGATCGTGGCTCCGGTGCTTGCACAGGCCAGAAGGAAGGCGGCGACAAGGACGCCGTCTTCATTCTTGAATCTGGTGCCACCATCCA GAACGTCGTCATTGGAGCTAACCAAGCCGAAGGAATTCACTGCAAGGGCTCTTGCAACATCTACAACGTCTGGTTTGAAGACGTCTGCGAGGATGCCATCACTATTAAGCAGACCTCGGGTACCTCTACTATTCGGGGTGGAGGAGCCAAGGGAGCTGATGATAAAGTTGTTCAGCACAACGGCGGTG GAACCGTCAACATCGAGTCTTACTGCGTCCAGGACTTTGGCAAGCTCTATCGCTCTTGCGGAAACTGCTCTAC TCAATACAAACGCACTGTCAATATCAGCAATATTATTGCTAAGAATGGGAAGCTAATTGCCGGAGTCAACTCCAACTACGGCGACGTCGCTCATATCACGGGTACCAACACTCTCACCAGCATCAAGTCTATCTGCAACACCTTCAAGGGAAATAGCAATGGCGACGAGCCCACTACGCTTACTACCAATGTTCCGAATACTTCGTAA
- a CDS encoding low temperature requirement protein LtrA, translating to MSVPLLRARRQSSRPASFAAISKEVDPENEDLILHRRERLIPWSKSPFFDKLTVEYRKLREERRQSSYHGDASTPVPGRHAETYAGMLTADEIKDVDKSNDEERGERPPAWLDLFYDLAWASTFANLTQNNMISGGEESISYAVFFSMVWWMWISQVSYDIRFYSNDWFHRIFVFLQLCTFGALAAFTSKFDVTAFVGSDDKDPVQKALDDFNRVSPNQQLANDLAEQRIPEVSFFGIALVIGISRVLLCIQYIRVWLYAHDKRDPAVVVKPLAMFISAGLWCGSFAMLFTARYTNNAAHISKFIMWGVATAIEVAGHYFAPPAGHLRSMGSLTARLATLVTIILGEGLNGITGTLKFAATSLGFNFRCVALVLCTAVVVYLTFYLYFEGTRPRISKNRRSLWICLHLPYMLCVILLMEGLKNLLLYTILYTSLEFTITKFTTFLNDANQGDPSQMIDTLNKTMTPFLAKIGFSWDDGWKHVMETAGSGTQDEFENLFEFESDDQSPATELAILQYLRNDSVIHRDVLDVNLPEFGKVLTTMAEPHVQGARWINALAGGALICLALINITQSWPKDRYAWGSAISRFLNGTILLTLLFMNVDSGDYSMASSDGAIWAWLDSFWALPTLAFSLLAQAIVDHMLLVLAVRSADRALQRTYEPSMLDPLRDSKDHAYDPPQPSGASIATTYPPTPGTGGYKNTQSNWQPPYVPHTQQHPVYASPSEMGHQSSHGFVAPPPPPTLPFQATGGTGIPPGGIVTPSRPR from the exons ATGTCTGTTCCTCTGTTGCGGGCGCGAAGACAATCCTCTCGGCCTGCCTCCTTCGCCGCTATAAGCAAGGAGGTTGACCCAGAAAA CGAGGACCTGATTCTTCATAGAAGAGAACGGCTAATCCCGTGGAGCAAGTCTCCTTTCTTTGACAAACTCACGGTCGA ATATCGGAAATTGCGGGAGGAACGGCGGCAGTCGAGCTATCATGGGGATGCAAGCACACCTGTTCCAGGGCGCCATGCCGAAACATACGCGGGGATGTTGACAGCGGATGAAATCAAAGATGTCGATAAAAGTAATGACGAAGAGCGCGGAGAACGCCCTCCAGCGTGGCTGGATCTC TTTTATGATCTAGCTTGGGCTAGTACGTTTGCGAATCTGACCCAGAATAACATGATCTCTGGAGGTGAAGAGTCGATATCATACGCTGTATTCTTTTCTATGGTGTGGTGGATGTGGATTTCTCAAGTTTCATATGATATTCGA TTTTATTCAAACGATTGGTTCCATCGCATCTTCGTGTTCTTACAGCTTTGTACGTTTGGGGCCCTCGCGGCCTTCACGTCAA AATTCGATGTCACAGCATTCGTTGGGTCGGATGACAAGGACCCAGTCCAAAAGGCACTCGATGACTTCAATCGTGTATCTCCGAATCAGCAATTGGCCAACGATCTTGCGGAACAACGAATACCCGAGGTTTCTTTCTTTGGTATAGCATTGGTCATAGGTATAAGCCGAGTTTTGCTGTGTATCCAATATATCCGAG TCTGGCTTTATGCACACGATAAACGAGATCCTGCCGTAGTTGTCAAACCGCTTGCTATGTTTATCAGCGCCGGTTTATGGTGCGGTTCCTTCGCCATGCTATTCACAGCACGATACACCAACAATGCTGCTCATATATCAAAATTTATAATGTGGGGCGTTGCGACCGCTATTGAAGTTGCCGGCCATTATTTTGCTCCCCCTGCAGGACACTTGCGAAGCATGGGGAGCTTAACGGCACGACTGGCCACACTCGTCACTATCATTTTGGGTGAAG GACTGAACGGAATTACCGGCACACTGAAATTTGCCGCCACATCGCTGGGGTTCAATTTCCGTTGCGTTGCTCTGGTCTTATGTACAGCAGTTGTGGTTTACC TTACCTTTTACCTTTACTTCGAAGGCACGCGACCCAGAATTAGCAAGAACCGTCGATCCTTATGGATTTGCCTCCATCTACCCTATATGCTCTGCGTTATCTTGCTTATGGAAGGCTTAAAAAACCTATTGCTTTATACG ATCCTCTACACCTCATTGGAATTCACAATCACAAAATTCACGACTTTCTTGAACGATGCCAACCAAGGAGATCCGAGTCAAATGATAGATACTCTAAACAAGACCATGACTCCTTTTTTGGCCAAGATTGGATTTTCCTGGGACGACGGTTGGAAACATGTTATGGAAACAGCCGGCTCTGGCACCCAAGACGAATTCGAAAACCTTTTT GAATTCGAAAGTGATGACCAATCGCCAGCAACCGAGCTGGCTATCCTTCAATAC CTCCGTAACGACTCTGTTATTCATAGGGATGTTTTGGATGTTAACCTGCCTGAATTCGGTAAA GTGTTAACCACTATGGCCGAGCCACATGTCCAAGGTGCCCGGTGGATCAACGCGCTTGCT GGTGGCGCACTTATCTGTCTTGCACTTATTAATATTACCCAATCTTGGCCCAAAG ACCGTTACGCGTGGGGTTCCGCCATTTCGCGTTTTTTGAACGGGACGATCTTGCTAACGCTGCTATTTATGAATGTTG ATAGTGGTGATTATAGCATGGCATCCAGTGATGGCGCGATATGGGCATG GTTGGATTCATTCTGGGCGCTGCCGACTCTGGCGTTCTCGCTCCTGGCGCAAGCCATCGTGGATCAC ATGTTGTTGGTCCTTGCTGTCCGTTCTGCTGACCGAGCACTCCAGCGAACGTATGAACCGAGTATGCTTGATCCACTTCGAGACAGTAAGGACCATGCCTACGATCCGCCGCAACCCAGTGGAGCATCAATCGCCACAACCTATCCCCCTACTCCTGGAACTGGGGGATACAAGAATACTCAGAGTAATTGGCAGCCACCATACGTTCCTCATACACAGCAGCATCCGGTGTATGCTTCACCCTCAGAGATGGGTCATCAGAGCAGCCATGGTTTTGTTGCGCCACCGCCCCCGCCAACGCTACCGTTCCAAGCTACTGGTGGGACAGGTATTCCTCCTGGCGGAATTGTAACTCCGTCCCGCCCGCGTTGA